AAATTTGTCCAACACGCAAAGACTTTTGCATGCATTTATTCCCCCCAACGCCGGAACAGCGAATGTGGTACATCAATTGCATCCAAAGTTTTCCCCACCACAAAATTGATCAGATCATCCATGGTTTGCGGTTTCTGATAGTAGCCTGGCATGGCAGGCAGAATCTTGACGCCCAGACGGCTTAATTTGAGCATGTTCTCGAGCTGAATCGCATTGAGTGGCGTCTCTCTCGGAACGATGACTAAGCGCCGACCTTCCTTAATCATGACATCAGCAACGCGCTCTAGCAAATTACCTGATGCGCCATGTGCGATGCCAGAGACAGTCCCCATCGAGCACGGTACTACGATCATACCGTCACAGCGATAGGAACCACTGGCTGCGGGACAATTGAAATCTCGCAGTCCCCAATAATGTAGCTCACCCGAAAAGTCTTGTTGCAGCTTCTCCTGCAACAGAGCTTCTCTGTCATCCGTGTGCCAATCCAGTTCGTCACGAAATACTTGCCAGCCTGCTTCTGTAATCATCAAGTGAACGATATGTCCAGCACGCAAAAGCTCCTGGACGACTCGAACACCATAGATAGCACCACTTGCACCCGTTATCCCGACAGCCCACTTTTGCTTGTTCATGCAATCACCAAATCAATCATCGTAAAGGTAAACATCACGACACTTAAGATGCCATTCATATTGAAGAAGGCCATATCCACCTTGGACAGGTCTGTTGGCTTCACCAGCGTGTGTTCATAGATCAAAATCGCACCAGAAATGAGCACACCTACTAAGAACCAAATAGACAAGTCTGCGACTACATACAACGAAATCAGACCAACGAAAGTAAGAACGTGGCATACGCGGGCAATCAGAAGTGCGTTGGCAATTCCGAAGCGGCTCGGCATGGAATAAAGTCCTTCTTTACGGTCAAAATCGGCGTCCTGACATGCATAAATGATATCAAATCCTGCTGTCCAGAACATAACGGATGCAAACAATAGAAGGCCGATGCCATCTACTTGACCCGTTGTCGCTACCCAGCCACCCAACGGACCAAAACCGATGGCCACGCCTAAAACAAAGTGGCAAAGCCAAGTAAAGCGTTTCGTATAGGAATAAAGCACAAGAACAAACACTGCGAGCGGCAACAATTTCACAGCCAAATCATTTAACTGGAATGCAGCAATGAACAACACCGCAAAGGACACCACGATAAACAAAATGACTTCCACAATCGAAATAAGACCAGCAGGAATCGCTCGTGTGACCGTCCGAGGATTCTTCGCATCAATCACCCGATCGATGACACGGTTTAAAGACATCGCTGCACTGCGAGCGCCCACCATGGCTACCGTCACCCAGAAAATTTCCGACCAGGTAGGCCATGCATTCTCTACCACAATACTTCCCAAAACAGCTCCCATAAAAGCAAAAGGCAAGGCAAAAAGGGAGTGCTCGAATTTAATCATTTCCAAGATGACTTTCAATTTACGTAGACCCATCTATGACACTTCCTATCTAGTGAAGAAATACCGGTTTACTCCCCATATTATGGCTTTGTGCCAATATGCAAGGCTGATACGCCACCCATAAACAATTTGACCTGAACCGGGTCCAAGCCTGCTTTCTGAAACATGCTTGCCAGCTCGCGACTGTCCGGGAAATTGGTCAGGGATTGTGGCAGCCATGCATACTCTTCGTACTTGTTGACTGTCAGCTTCGCGATCAATGGTAAGATTTTGTAGAAATATAAGTAAAATAGCTTCCGGTACGGAATGAACGGGGGCTTGGACACTTCCAGGGAAACGACTTTACCGCCCGGCTTCACAACACGCGCCATTTCATTCAAGACCTGCTGGACATCCGGTACATTGCGCAGGGCAAACCCGATTGTCACGAAATCGAATGTATCATCCTCGTAGGGCAGATTCATCGCATCTGCGTTCACTAGCTTTACGTTGTTGCCAACACCTGCATTCGCTACTTTATATGCCCCTACATCCAGCATATTCTGGCTGAAATCAAGGCCAACAACACTGCCTTCTTTTCCAACAGTCTTGGCCAATGCAATCGTCCAGTCTGCTGTACCACAAGCAACATCCAACGCTGTATGCCCTGGCTGGATATTCATCTGCTTCATCGTGTAATTACGCCAAGCAATATGACTGCCAAAGCTGATTACATTATTCATTTTGTCGTAATCGTTTGCAATGCTCTCGAAAACGGAGTGAACGTACTCTGCTTTCTCATTCATCTGTGTCTGGTTCACTTGGCTACATCTCCTCAATTACCTTCTTCAAGCGACTGATCCGATGGGAGTACCGTGCCGTAATGGATGCAAGCATGTTCCGCGTCTCTGCAGGATGCAGCGTACGCACCATTTGCTCACATAAACCGATTAATTCGAGGGCTTTCCCCTCAACGCCAGACAAAACTTGCGCGAGTGTAGCTCCAGGTTTTTGCAGCAAAAAACGGGCAAAACCAAAAGGGACTTGTTCTTGCCATTTGAGCTGCTCCCACTCTCCGATCACACTCTCTACCTTGGCTGTTTCCTTCATCAGATCGGTCCAGAAACGACGGCGATCAGCTGAATCGGCATACTCCTCTACAACAGCCACGTATAAGCCTGTATCAATCGTATTTCGCAGTTCCCAGTACTCTTCATCTGATAAAGTCTTGCTATCTCGCCCAGCGATGTAGAATCTCATTTTCGCTTCGTTCACTCGCTGAATGGCTGCCGATAACACTTGAATGGCTTGGATTTCACCCGCTGAAGCCAGGAGGTGATAATAGCGACTGCTGTAATAATCACCCGCAAGTACAGTCAACTGTCGGTTTCGCTCCGCACTCTGTGAGGAGTCGTACTCATTTTTCACGAGCTCATGCGTGTCCAGACCCAACTGGACAAGCCCTGTTGCTGTACATAAAACCGAAGCCTTTTCCTTCGGCATGTCTTGTTCCAGCAAAAAAAGGTACAACAGCTCAAGACGATTTTCCGCCATGGAAGGAACGTCAACGTAATGTTCTACATAGGAATGGGTGATTCTCTTGTAGATTTGTTCGATAATGGACCGAACTTCTTCTACATTCGGGGAAAATTCTTTGCTCATGCGTCCTCCTCCACAAGCTGCACAACCTATAGATGTCTGCCTGTTCCGTACTGTTCCTTACTCTTCGGTCTTCCTCTGCCGTCCGGTCAAAAGGCCGTCTCTACTATCATACCATACTTCTTCCATCAGGGACTAATTCGCTCATAAAAATACGACTCGATTCGAATAGGAAATGTACTGCTTACAAAGGACTGAATATCCGAAGGGTCGGTCAAAGGTTTGTCATGTCCTGCGAGCTTTCCCGTTGTTGATTGTATGGCAATCAATAATCTCGATTCTTTTGGTGGATCCGTCTCCTCCAGCAAGCGATAGTACACGGGCCCGACATTGTCTGTATAGGTACGTAAGTCGTATGTCAAACGGTAAAAATCTTGATAGACGGTGTTTAGCTCTACTTTTTCGGCAGGTTTCACCACAAAATCGACATAGATTGATGGGTTTTCCCATTTTATACGCTTAATATTATAATGTGTCGACATCCTTGTAAACAAATCAAAGGCATTTTGCTCGCTTAAGTGAATGGCATGCGCTGACTGAAATGTCGGTATATCCGCTTGCATCCACTGATTTGTGGGAACGAGCGACAACATCAGAGCCAAGAGTGTGGAAACAGCAATCGCCATCAACAATTGGCGCGGCATAGACATCCCTCCTCTCCTCCATTGTACAAACAAAAAAAGCAGGCTATGCCTGCTTCTTAGCAAAACGACTTGCTCTTTATTCGGTCGTATCTACTACGCCATGTTGCGAGTAAATCACTGCTTTTCCTCGCACCTTAATCGCAGAGGTGTGCTCCGTAAATTGAAAAATCATGACTTCGTCTTTATCGAGCTTCTCTGTATGATGAAAACGCGTATCAGTGCCTCTTGTTAAACCAATCACATGAACGCCATTTTCCTTCGCTTTCACTACGAAATAATCCTGATTAAATCCCGATGGTTGTGCCAATCCGTTTCCTCCTGACCAATACGATATACGCGTACGACTAGTATGATGCCCCTTATGACTCCAGTCGGCTCATGATCTTGTCCACATAGCGCTGTGTCTCTTGCGGCAATTGGTCAAACTTCGCTTCTAGCTCGTCATCACTGCTAATTCCCAGACGACGCATCCGACCTGGACCAGCATTGTAAGCAGCAAGCGCTACTTTCACATCTCCATCATAACGATCCAAAAGCGACTTCAAATATTTTGTTCCACCTTCAAGGTTTTCATCAGGGTCGTATACATTGCGGACTTGCATGGCTTTTGCGGTATTATCCATCAGCTGCATCAAGCCCTTCGCTCCTGCGTGAGATTCTACATTCGGATTGAAATTGGATTCGGCCCTGACGACCTCTCTCACCAGATCAACGTCTACTCCGATCGCTTTCGCTTTCTGATCAATCTTATCCAAGATTTCTGGAGTAGGAACAGATGGCCCTTTTGCAAAAGACAGGGACTGCCCATTTTGAATATGAGTAGGAATCTTCCAGTTCCTGGAGCCATCTAGTTTGGCCAAAATCTCCTGCGAACTTATTACCCGCTGGCCGGTTGTTGCTAACTGGGACTGCAAGATGTCCGAGAAGAGCTCCTCGTCTCCATTTGAAAGCGAAGAGGCATCATAGGTTTGCGGCAATGTTTGCAAATATGGTTGAAGTGATACAGGCACCTTCATAGTTTTGAACAACCCTTCCCTAGCTTGTCTACCTATCATTATAAAAAAGAAAGATCAGGAAGCCAATAGCTAAATGGCACTACTTGGGAAAGTAGCAATTTTACATAAAAAAGAAGCCTCTATTCAAGGCTTCTGATCGTTACATGCAGATGGTCGGAATGCAGGGATTCGAACCCTGGACCTCACCCACCCCAAGGGTGCGCGCTACCGGGCTGCGCCACATCCCGACTGTACATCCGTACTATACAATATTTTACTTATAGAGTCAATATAATTTCCTTATTTTTGCATTCTGATTAGCGCATCAAACTAATGACTTCTGCACGCGCAGCCGCATCTTTCTCAAACATCCCACGAACAGCAGAGGTGATCGTTTTCGAGCCTGGCTTTTTCACACCACGCATTGTCATGCACATATGCTCTGCCTCTACTACCACAACCACGCCGTGCGGATCGAGCTTACGCATAATCGAGTCAGCTACTGTCGCTGTAATTCTTTCCTGCAACTGCGGACGTTTCGCTACGGTATCGACCGCACGCGCGAGCTTGCTCAGTCCAACCACGCGGCCCCCACGCGGTACGTAAGCGACATGCGCTTTTCCGAAAAAGGGAACCAAGTGATGCTCACACATAGAGTAAAACGGAATGTCCTTTACTAACACCATTTCCTCATGATCTTCGCTAAAGATAGTCTCGAAATATTGCTCTTCGTTTATATGCATGCCCTCAAATACTTCAGCGTACATTTTCGCAACTCGCTTAGGGGTATCCAGCACTCCTTCACGATCGGGATCATCCCCCACTGCCTCTAGGATCATGCGAACAGCTTGCTGTATTTTATCTAAGTCGACGTTCATTATTGTACCTCCTACGTAACGGCATACGCCTTGTTTCTCATCACTAAGGTCTGTCTGCTCCAAATCAGTGCCAGACTTAGTGCCTGCTCGCGATCAAAGCCAATCTTACCATAACGTTTAAAAAAAGACAAAAAGATATATCAGAATTTTCATAGGCAAACTGTATGTACATAGAAAAAAATCCACATTTTATCAATGTGGATTTTTTTATGTAAGTGCTTCGTTCTCAAAAGAAACAACTACTTGATGGAGTCTTTGAGTTGTTTACCTGGTTTAAACGCAGGTACTTTGCTGGAAGCGATTTCGATCTCTTCACCAGTTTGTGGGTTACGACCTTTACGAGCCGCGCGTTCACGAACTTCGAAGTTACCAAAGCCGATCAGTTGGACTTTATCACCCGTTTTCAATGCATCTGCAATTGCGTCAAGAACTGCATCAACTGCTTTTGTTGCATCTTTCTTGGTGAGTTCTGTGGTTTCAGCCACTTTTGCAATCAGTTCTGTTTTGTTCATTTTATTCACCTCCCCTCAAAGAACACCAAGTCCTAGCTATTATTTTTCTTAACCGAAACGAAGCGTTTTATACACGAATGGTTGTTTTTACCGATCTGACAAGCTTATAGTAATACACCGATTTCTTAAATTCAAGCCCCTCCTGTCGAAATTGAACGAAATACAAGAAAAAAAGGCATCTCGTCATGTGAGATGCCTTCCCTCTATTTGTTGTTTGTAGGACTTTAGAACTAATTATTAGAGTATGATCGCTATCAGGCCACCAGATCCCTCGTTGATGATTCGCCCCAATGTCTCCTGTAATTTGTATCTGGCGTTGTCTGGCATCATGGTAATTTTTGCCTGAATACCCTCTCTTACGATGGAATGAAGCGAGCGTCCAAAAATATCGGAGTTCCAGATGGAAAGCGGGTCTTTGTCAAAATCTTGCATCAGATAACGGACAAGTTCCTCACTCTGCTTCTCTGTTCCGATAATCGGAGCAAATTCAGACTCGACATCCACCCGAATCATGTGAATCGACGGTGCTGTTGCTTTGAGTCTGACTCCAAAGCGCGGTCCCTGGCGGATCAGTTCAGGTTCGTCCAAGGTCATTTCATGCAACGACGGGGCTGCTATACCGTAGCCCGTACTTCGGACCATGTGCAATGCATCTGCTACCTGATCAAACTCGCGCTTGGCATGTGCGAATTCCTGCATGATTTTCAGCAAGTGATCTTTGCCATTTATCTCAACACCGACAATTTCCATCAAGATGCGGTCATACAGTTCATCTGGCGCGTAGAGGTCAATCTCTGCGATCCCTTGCCCCATATGCATACCAGCAAGGGAGGCTCTCTCTACGAAGTCATAGTCATTGAAGAAGCCGACGACACGGTCCACATCGCGTAACCGGCGAATGTCCTGCACGGTCTCACGCACAGCTTCCTCGTAGTTCTGACGCAGCCAGTGCCCGTTTTCCAGCACCATTACCCAGCTTGGAAGATTTACATTTACTTCATGAACTGGGAATTCAAACAAGACTTCTCTCATGAGGAGCAAGATTTCCTGCTCAGTCATATGATCAACCGACAAAGCAACGACTGGTACATCGTATTTTTCCTGGAGCTGTACACGAAGGTTTTGTGCTTCGTCCGAGCGCGGACGCGTCGAGTTCACAACGATCACGAACGGTTTTCCGACTTCCTTCAGCTCGTTTACAACCCGCTCCTCTGCATCGATGTATCCTACACGCGGTATTTCCGCGATGCTGCCATCCGTTGTCACAACGATCCCGATGGTTGAGTGTTCCTGGATAACCTTGCGTGTTCCGACTTCGGCCGCTTCCTCAAATGGTACAGGTTCTTCATACCAAGGTGTATTTACCATTCTTGGTCCATTGTCGTCTTCAAAGCCCTTTGCCCCTTGTACCGTATAGCCAACGCAGTCAACGAGGCGGACATTGATGCTGAGTCCTTCTGTCACATGTACGTTAACGGCCTGATTCGGAACAAATTTGGGTTCTGTTGTCATGATTGTTCGTCCTGAAGCGCTCTGCGGCAATTCGTCTGTCGCACGTATCCGCTCCGCTTCAGAGTTGATATTCGGGATGACAACTTGCTCCATAAACCGCTTGATAAAGGTCGACTTTCCCGTACGAACAGGGCCTACCACTCCGAGGTAGATGTCTCCGCCCGTCCGCTCGGCAATGTCTTTAAAGATGTCGACTCGTTCCACCATCGATGACCTCCTTCTATTTGTCTATTTTTACACTATGACCGATTTTCCGAATTATCCCTGACCGCCAGTATTTTCGTAGGGAATCTCGTACTAGTTTTGTGGACAGTACAAATATATGTATTTTTGCGTGAAATAGAACAAAAAAAACGACCCTGATTAGAGTCGTTTTACACGAAGTTAATTTAGTTTGAGAAGCTTAGGTTCACCATTGACCATTTCATATGGAAACGATTTCGCGGGCACGAACATGGAATTGCGCGCCAACACGTACCTCGGGTCTGTTTTTTCCGGTACGGTTACTTTTGTATCCCGAAGCAATTGCGCGATATCTGTAGCATAATCAATCCCGACTACTCCTTCAGCGTTCATGACCAGTGGCAATAAGTAAGTCCCCATTGTGGACGGTACCTGCCACGCTTTTAACCCGAGCCGGTCATGATCGATGGAATAGTATCCATTCCCCAAATCAGCGAGTACAGGCAGCTTTTCGAAATGTCCCTTGTAACGGTCTACTTCGCTCTGGACATCCGCTACTGTACTGACAGCGCTCAAATGAATGAGCTTCACTGTTGGCTTTGTTTCCACATCAATCAGTACGTACTTGTATACGCCGCCTTTTTCAAATGCGTTTCCAGGTACATCCGGCATGTATTTAGGGATCATCCTGCGGAAATCAATCTCGTATTTTTCAAAAATAGGAGTATCGATGGATTTCGTTTCGATTGGCAACACTGCTGTGTCTTTTTGGAATTGCTCAATCGCTTTTTGTGTTGCTTCTACAAAAAAGGTACTAGGAATTTGATTCTCTGCTCTGCGCTCATTCGGATACAAGCATCCAGATAAAAGGGAAGACAGAATCGTCAAACTGATCACAAACTTGAACGATTTTCGCCACGATTGCCACATCTTATGTACACACCTCTTACATTCCATCTTCATTTTCTTTTCGTTGTCGCTCGAGTGCAGCCGCTACCACTGATTTCAGCTTGCTTTCTGGAATCCTGACTGTACAATCCTTTTCCGTCGTTTTTGCCTGACAGGCCAAACGAATTCCATTCGCCAGATCCTTTTCAGGCAGCTTTCGCTTTTCCAGCGCCGTTGGCGGGCACAGCAGGCCATCCTCAACGACCACGCGGCACATCAGACAAGATGCGTGTCCACCGCATCTCTGCGGGATGACGACGCGAGCTGACGAAGCTACACCGACCAAGGTTTGCCCTGTCCGCGCCTTCACACTTTTCTTGCTCGGGAGAAAGGTTACTTTCCCCATTCCGTCACTTCCTTTACTAGTACGGCCGATGAGCTACCTTGACTGTTCCTGATGAAACAATCTTCGTCTGGCAGCCTAATCTGTAGCCTTCTGTGCGTTCAGCCTTGCGCAACCGCAGCTTTTCTTCTGGTGTCACTTCGTTTAGGTACTCTGCCCCTTCCAAAACATGCGTACGGCATTGTGCACATACCCCTCTTTGGCATGCATGGCCCCAAACGACGTTGTTCTTTTTCGCAAGAGCAACAATGGATTGATTCAACTCGATCGAGACTTCATGACTGCCTGCACGAGTAAGTAATGTGATCGTCGACATCGATAATCCTCCCTAGACAAAAATCACAATCAAAATCATGACCAGCACGACGAGTAAAAGTAAGAATGCGAAGGCCTTCACAAGGAACCGCAAAAACCCATTCGCTATTTTTCTGGCAAAGATCATAACTAAATTGCAGACGAACATGAGCCCAATGGCGATTAAGGAAATGTTCATCTTTGTCATAGGATCAATATACATCTGGACTGCAGCATCCTTTGCATTTTTTGCTTAATTATACCATAATTCCCCCTCTTCGTCTGACGCTTGTGAACCTAATACTAGACATTCGCATAGACTATCGTGATGAATTCGCCCATTGGAGGGATGAAACGTTGAGTAATAAAGTAAGTAATCGAAAATGGCGGAATCCATACGCGCCTATACCTAGCAAAAAATTAAGCGACCAAGTCGAAAATGTCTCTCTTTCCATATCCCCGAAAAGGATCCTGCCTGCGGTTGATTTGCGCACCTCTGTTTCAAAAATGCGCCATAACATCAAAGGGATCGGCAGCACGATTCGGCAGGTAGAAGACACGATGGATTCGCTGTACGGGGCGATGGAGATGATTGAGAACCTGGGAAAACGCACGCCTGAGCCTGAGGTCGTTGCCGAAAAGCCTGCAGGCAAACGCAAAGCTGCTCCAGAGCCACAAAAAGCAGCAGAAACAACAACAACAACAACACAGCAGGAATCAGGCTTAGGCAACCTTTTGGCCAATATAGATATCGGGCAATTACTGGGTCTCCTGCAATCCCCTTTGGTCCAGAACCTGATTACACAGGTAAGCAGCAGCTCCAAGGAACGAAAAAAAGAGGGATAAGATCCCTCTTTTTTTCTTGCAATCTGTAGGTCAGCCATGTCCCTGTAGAGCCATGATTGTTCCTAGTCTTACTGTATGACGGTTTTTGATGCAGGTAACGGGCATAATCGCCCATTTCTCTTATTTGAGCAGCTTGGTCAAAGTGGACATGTCACCCAGATTGATTTCCTGATTGCGAAACATTTCAATGACCTTATCCTCTTTTTCAGGAGTTAATTGCTTACCGCTAAGGGTAGCGAGCGTGCGAATGATTTGACGCAGCTTGGTCTCGTCTTCAAAGTCACTGCGCTTGACCTGACCAGCTAGTGAGCGAAGCTTTTCTTCATCGACATTTTCCGTTGCTTTCCCTTGTAAACGCTCAAAAAGTCGTTTCGACATATTATTCATGTGAAATCTCCTCCTGCACATGGGCTTTCACCCTATTGTATGTGCAGAAGCCTAAATCGGTGATAATTCATTCATGACTTATTCCACATCGGGATTGAGGTACGCCATTTCAAAGGTTTTTCCGCGCCCCATCAGTTCTTCCACACCTTGACGAGCTTCTTTTCCTTCGAACAGCATGCCATACAGAACAGAAGTGATTGGCATTTCAACCTGCTCGCGTTGCGATAAGGAAAAAGCTGCATTTGTCGTGCGAACACCTTCGACGACCATCCCCATCTGTGCCAGTACGTCATCGAGTTTTTTTCCTTGTCCGAGCAGATAACCTGCACGCCAGTTTCGGCTGTGTTTACTCGTACATGTGGCAATCAAATCACCTACGCCAGCCAGACCCGCAAAAGTAAGTGGTTTTGCGCCGAGCTTAATGCCCATACGGCTAATTTCAGCCAAGCCACGGGTCAACAAGGCTGCTTTCGCGTTATCTCCATACCCTAACCCATCAGACATCCCTGCACCAAGTGCAATGATGTTCTTCAACGCTCCAGCGATCTCAGCACCAATCAAATCCGGGTTGGTATACACACGAAAATTCGTATTCATCAGCAAATCCTGAGAGCGCAGCATACTTTCTTCCGACTCAGACGCCATCACAACGGTCGTTGGTTGCCTTTTGACTACTTCCTCGGCATGGCTTGGTCCTGACAACACAGCCAATCTGGACGCAATCTCTTTTGGCACCTCTTCCGCAATGACTTCTGACATTCGCTTCAGGCTTTCCAATTCAAAGCCTTTTGTCGCATGAATCAAAAGGACATCTGGTTCTAGGTGCGGAGCCACTTGCTGACAAATTTGACGCATGGCATGAGAAGGAACAACGAGAAGAACGATGCGCTTGCCTACTACAGCCTCTTGAATGTTGGTCGTCGCCACTATGTTTG
The window above is part of the Brevibacillus antibioticus genome. Proteins encoded here:
- a CDS encoding lytic transglycosylase domain-containing protein, with the translated sequence MIGRQAREGLFKTMKVPVSLQPYLQTLPQTYDASSLSNGDEELFSDILQSQLATTGQRVISSQEILAKLDGSRNWKIPTHIQNGQSLSFAKGPSVPTPEILDKIDQKAKAIGVDVDLVREVVRAESNFNPNVESHAGAKGLMQLMDNTAKAMQVRNVYDPDENLEGGTKYLKSLLDRYDGDVKVALAAYNAGPGRMRRLGISSDDELEAKFDQLPQETQRYVDKIMSRLES
- a CDS encoding UbiX family flavin prenyltransferase, which encodes MNKQKWAVGITGASGAIYGVRVVQELLRAGHIVHLMITEAGWQVFRDELDWHTDDREALLQEKLQQDFSGELHYWGLRDFNCPAASGSYRCDGMIVVPCSMGTVSGIAHGASGNLLERVADVMIKEGRRLVIVPRETPLNAIQLENMLKLSRLGVKILPAMPGYYQKPQTMDDLINFVVGKTLDAIDVPHSLFRRWGE
- a CDS encoding 2Fe-2S iron-sulfur cluster-binding protein, whose product is MGKVTFLPSKKSVKARTGQTLVGVASSARVVIPQRCGGHASCLMCRVVVEDGLLCPPTALEKRKLPEKDLANGIRLACQAKTTEKDCTVRIPESKLKSVVAAALERQRKENEDGM
- a CDS encoding NAD(P)H-dependent glycerol-3-phosphate dehydrogenase; translation: MRKVEGDVLIQNVTVIGAGSWGTALATVLADNGHQVTLWVRDTKLAEEINSKHVNEKYLPQEKLSANIVATTNIQEAVVGKRIVLLVVPSHAMRQICQQVAPHLEPDVLLIHATKGFELESLKRMSEVIAEEVPKEIASRLAVLSGPSHAEEVVKRQPTTVVMASESEESMLRSQDLLMNTNFRVYTNPDLIGAEIAGALKNIIALGAGMSDGLGYGDNAKAALLTRGLAEISRMGIKLGAKPLTFAGLAGVGDLIATCTSKHSRNWRAGYLLGQGKKLDDVLAQMGMVVEGVRTTNAAFSLSQREQVEMPITSVLYGMLFEGKEARQGVEELMGRGKTFEMAYLNPDVE
- the folE gene encoding GTP cyclohydrolase I FolE, translating into MMNVDLDKIQQAVRMILEAVGDDPDREGVLDTPKRVAKMYAEVFEGMHINEEQYFETIFSEDHEEMVLVKDIPFYSMCEHHLVPFFGKAHVAYVPRGGRVVGLSKLARAVDTVAKRPQLQERITATVADSIMRKLDPHGVVVVVEAEHMCMTMRGVKKPGSKTITSAVRGMFEKDAAARAEVISLMR
- a CDS encoding UbiA-like polyprenyltransferase, translated to MGLRKLKVILEMIKFEHSLFALPFAFMGAVLGSIVVENAWPTWSEIFWVTVAMVGARSAAMSLNRVIDRVIDAKNPRTVTRAIPAGLISIVEVILFIVVSFAVLFIAAFQLNDLAVKLLPLAVFVLVLYSYTKRFTWLCHFVLGVAIGFGPLGGWVATTGQVDGIGLLLFASVMFWTAGFDIIYACQDADFDRKEGLYSMPSRFGIANALLIARVCHVLTFVGLISLYVVADLSIWFLVGVLISGAILIYEHTLVKPTDLSKVDMAFFNMNGILSVVMFTFTMIDLVIA
- a CDS encoding demethylmenaquinone methyltransferase; amino-acid sequence: MNQTQMNEKAEYVHSVFESIANDYDKMNNVISFGSHIAWRNYTMKQMNIQPGHTALDVACGTADWTIALAKTVGKEGSVVGLDFSQNMLDVGAYKVANAGVGNNVKLVNADAMNLPYEDDTFDFVTIGFALRNVPDVQQVLNEMARVVKPGGKVVSLEVSKPPFIPYRKLFYLYFYKILPLIAKLTVNKYEEYAWLPQSLTNFPDSRELASMFQKAGLDPVQVKLFMGGVSALHIGTKP
- the spoIVA gene encoding stage IV sporulation protein A; this translates as MERVDIFKDIAERTGGDIYLGVVGPVRTGKSTFIKRFMEQVVIPNINSEAERIRATDELPQSASGRTIMTTEPKFVPNQAVNVHVTEGLSINVRLVDCVGYTVQGAKGFEDDNGPRMVNTPWYEEPVPFEEAAEVGTRKVIQEHSTIGIVVTTDGSIAEIPRVGYIDAEERVVNELKEVGKPFVIVVNSTRPRSDEAQNLRVQLQEKYDVPVVALSVDHMTEQEILLLMREVLFEFPVHEVNVNLPSWVMVLENGHWLRQNYEEAVRETVQDIRRLRDVDRVVGFFNDYDFVERASLAGMHMGQGIAEIDLYAPDELYDRILMEIVGVEINGKDHLLKIMQEFAHAKREFDQVADALHMVRSTGYGIAAPSLHEMTLDEPELIRQGPRFGVRLKATAPSIHMIRVDVESEFAPIIGTEKQSEELVRYLMQDFDKDPLSIWNSDIFGRSLHSIVREGIQAKITMMPDNARYKLQETLGRIINEGSGGLIAIIL
- the mtrB gene encoding trp RNA-binding attenuation protein MtrB, which encodes MAQPSGFNQDYFVVKAKENGVHVIGLTRGTDTRFHHTEKLDKDEVMIFQFTEHTSAIKVRGKAVIYSQHGVVDTTE
- a CDS encoding 2Fe-2S iron-sulfur cluster-binding protein, producing MSTITLLTRAGSHEVSIELNQSIVALAKKNNVVWGHACQRGVCAQCRTHVLEGAEYLNEVTPEEKLRLRKAERTEGYRLGCQTKIVSSGTVKVAHRPY
- a CDS encoding HU family DNA-binding protein encodes the protein MNKTELIAKVAETTELTKKDATKAVDAVLDAIADALKTGDKVQLIGFGNFEVRERAARKGRNPQTGEEIEIASSKVPAFKPGKQLKDSIK
- a CDS encoding stage VI sporulation protein F, which gives rise to MNNMSKRLFERLQGKATENVDEEKLRSLAGQVKRSDFEDETKLRQIIRTLATLSGKQLTPEKEDKVIEMFRNQEINLGDMSTLTKLLK
- a CDS encoding heptaprenyl diphosphate synthase component 1, which produces MSKEFSPNVEEVRSIIEQIYKRITHSYVEHYVDVPSMAENRLELLYLFLLEQDMPKEKASVLCTATGLVQLGLDTHELVKNEYDSSQSAERNRQLTVLAGDYYSSRYYHLLASAGEIQAIQVLSAAIQRVNEAKMRFYIAGRDSKTLSDEEYWELRNTIDTGLYVAVVEEYADSADRRRFWTDLMKETAKVESVIGEWEQLKWQEQVPFGFARFLLQKPGATLAQVLSGVEGKALELIGLCEQMVRTLHPAETRNMLASITARYSHRISRLKKVIEEM
- a CDS encoding DUF2768 family protein, with translation MYIDPMTKMNISLIAIGLMFVCNLVMIFARKIANGFLRFLVKAFAFLLLLVVLVMILIVIFV